A stretch of the Mycobacterium shigaense genome encodes the following:
- a CDS encoding acetylornithine transaminase: MTRSNTDTMRARWEAVMMNNYGTPALALASGEGAVVTDVDGRSYLDLLGGIAVNVLGHRHPAVIEAVTQQISTLGHTSNFYATEPSLALAEELVALLGADGQTRVFFCNSGTEANELAFKLSRLTGRTKLVAAQEGFHGRTMGSLALTGQPSKQAPFEPLPGYVTHVPYGDTGALAAAVGDQTAAVFLEPIMGESGVVVPPAGYLAAAREITARHGALLVLDEVQTGIGRTGAFFAHQHDGITPDVVTLAKGLGGGLPIGAVLAVGPAADLLTPGLHGSTFGGNPVCTAAALAVVRTLAAEDLVRRAELLGKSLRQGVEALGHPLIDHLRGRGLLWGMVLTAPRAKDAEIAARDAGFLVNAPAPDVIRLAPPLVITDAQIDSFVTALPGILDTVGSPA, encoded by the coding sequence TTGACTAGGAGCAACACCGACACGATGCGGGCGCGGTGGGAAGCCGTGATGATGAACAACTACGGCACCCCGGCGCTGGCGCTGGCCAGCGGTGAGGGCGCCGTGGTCACCGACGTCGACGGCCGCAGCTACCTGGATCTGCTCGGCGGCATCGCGGTCAATGTGCTCGGTCATCGCCACCCCGCCGTCATCGAGGCTGTCACGCAGCAGATTTCGACGCTGGGACACACCTCGAACTTCTACGCCACCGAGCCGTCGTTGGCGCTCGCCGAGGAGCTGGTCGCGCTGCTCGGCGCAGACGGCCAGACCCGGGTGTTCTTCTGCAACTCCGGGACCGAGGCCAACGAGCTGGCCTTCAAGTTGTCCCGGCTCACCGGTCGCACGAAACTGGTTGCCGCACAAGAAGGTTTCCACGGTCGGACGATGGGTTCGCTGGCATTGACCGGTCAGCCGTCCAAGCAGGCGCCGTTCGAGCCGCTGCCCGGGTACGTCACACACGTGCCCTACGGCGACACCGGCGCGCTGGCCGCCGCCGTCGGCGACCAGACCGCGGCGGTGTTCCTGGAGCCGATCATGGGGGAGAGTGGCGTCGTCGTCCCACCCGCGGGCTATCTCGCCGCCGCCCGCGAGATCACGGCCCGGCACGGCGCGCTGCTGGTGCTCGACGAGGTGCAGACCGGAATAGGGCGCACCGGGGCCTTTTTCGCCCACCAGCACGACGGCATCACCCCGGATGTAGTGACCCTGGCCAAGGGGCTCGGCGGTGGCCTGCCGATCGGCGCGGTGCTGGCCGTCGGGCCCGCCGCTGACCTGCTCACCCCCGGACTGCACGGCAGCACCTTCGGCGGCAACCCGGTGTGCACCGCGGCGGCGCTGGCGGTGGTGCGCACGCTGGCCGCCGAGGATCTGGTGCGCCGCGCCGAGCTGCTGGGCAAGTCGTTGCGCCAGGGCGTCGAGGCGCTCGGCCATCCGCTGATCGACCACCTGCGCGGCCGCGGCCTGCTGTGGGGAATGGTGCTGACGGCGCCGCGCGCCAAGGACGCCGAGATCGCCGCCCGCGACGCAGGATTCCTGGTGAACGCCCCCGCTCCCGACGTGATTCGGCTGGCGCCGCCGCTGGTGATCACCGATGCGCAGATCGACAGCTTCGTCACCGCACTGCCGGGGATCCTCGACACCGTCGGGAGCCCGGCATGA